A stretch of the Nitratifractor salsuginis DSM 16511 genome encodes the following:
- a CDS encoding thiamine pyrophosphate-dependent enzyme has translation MALQSIKNLKEFSTANERFEGAHLLCPGCAHSMIVRELMNATDDNLVIASATGCLEVCTAVYPYTSWDTSWIHIGFENAASAASGAEAMYKARKRKGTLKDPDAPVKFVAFGGDGATYDIGFQWLSGAVERGHDFTYICLDNENYANTGGQRSSSTPIGAHTSTAQAGRVSYGKKQKKKDMVAIMAAHGAPYVAQLAPNKWKIMAKGFQKALETEGPCFINTVSACTTEWKFNPKDTIHITDLATDTLMFPIYEIINGTELNILYRPKNVIPVEEYLAAQGRYKHLFKPENRHVIDRIQKEINEKWEYLQRREEAKV, from the coding sequence ATGGCATTGCAATCCATTAAAAACCTGAAAGAATTTTCCACCGCCAACGAGCGCTTCGAAGGAGCGCATCTCCTCTGTCCCGGCTGTGCCCACTCGATGATCGTTCGGGAACTGATGAACGCTACCGACGACAACCTGGTGATCGCAAGCGCCACCGGATGCCTCGAAGTCTGTACGGCGGTCTATCCCTACACCTCCTGGGATACCTCCTGGATCCACATCGGATTCGAGAACGCTGCCTCCGCCGCTTCGGGTGCCGAAGCGATGTACAAGGCCCGCAAGCGCAAAGGGACCCTCAAAGATCCCGATGCTCCCGTCAAGTTCGTCGCGTTTGGCGGGGACGGTGCGACCTACGACATCGGATTCCAGTGGCTCTCCGGTGCAGTCGAGCGTGGCCATGACTTTACCTACATTTGCCTCGACAATGAAAACTATGCCAATACCGGCGGCCAGCGCTCCTCTTCGACTCCGATCGGTGCCCATACGTCGACCGCCCAGGCGGGCCGGGTCAGCTACGGGAAGAAGCAGAAGAAAAAAGATATGGTCGCCATCATGGCTGCACACGGAGCCCCCTATGTCGCCCAGCTGGCTCCCAACAAGTGGAAGATCATGGCCAAAGGTTTCCAAAAAGCCCTCGAGACCGAAGGGCCCTGTTTCATCAACACCGTCAGCGCCTGTACCACCGAGTGGAAGTTCAACCCCAAAGATACGATCCACATCACCGACCTGGCGACCGACACACTGATGTTCCCCATCTATGAGATCATCAACGGGACCGAGCTCAACATTCTCTACCGACCCAAAAACGTCATCCCGGTCGAGGAGTACCTGGCGGCCCAGGGACGCTACAAGCACCTCTTCAAGCCGGAGAACCGGCACGTGATCGATCGGATCCAGAAAGAGATCAATGAGAAGTGGGAGTATCTGCAACGCCGCGAAGAAGCCAAGGTATAA
- a CDS encoding 2-oxoacid:ferredoxin oxidoreductase subunit alpha, whose product MAEKMQLNEVEVWDGNYAAAQALRQAQVDVVAAYPITPSTPIVETYGAFVANGYIDGEYVMVESEHGAMSTCVGAAAAGGRVATATSSQGYMLMVEVLYQASGMRLPIVLNVVNRALASPLNVRGDHGDMYLGRDSGWVQLDAFNAQEAYDLNLCAFKIGEDINVRLPVMVHQDGFVTSHTAQNIHPLSDDEAYAFVGDYKPVEEMLDFSKPVTYGAQTEEDWHYEHKAKQHRALMDSYTVIDRVFDEFEKKTGRKYKRLETYMMEDAEVAILALGSTVETSILAAKQLREEEGIKAGVVAPRCIRPFPFEELRESLAGLKCVAALDRSCPMGAMGALYNETCGALATIPADQRPMVTNFIYGLGGRDFSVEEAKRIFREQKANADVGYITTPVQQFSGLRGPKLGFYEMKRS is encoded by the coding sequence ATGGCTGAGAAAATGCAACTGAATGAAGTCGAAGTCTGGGACGGAAACTACGCCGCCGCCCAGGCGCTGCGGCAAGCCCAGGTGGATGTGGTCGCCGCCTATCCCATCACCCCCTCCACCCCGATCGTGGAAACCTATGGAGCCTTCGTCGCCAACGGGTATATCGACGGTGAATATGTCATGGTCGAATCGGAGCACGGCGCGATGTCTACCTGCGTCGGTGCCGCCGCTGCCGGAGGACGGGTCGCGACCGCCACATCGTCTCAGGGATATATGCTGATGGTCGAGGTGCTTTACCAGGCATCCGGAATGCGCCTGCCCATCGTCCTCAATGTCGTCAACCGGGCTCTGGCTTCTCCGCTGAACGTCCGGGGTGATCACGGCGATATGTATCTGGGACGCGACAGCGGCTGGGTCCAGCTCGATGCCTTCAATGCCCAGGAGGCTTACGACCTGAACCTCTGCGCTTTCAAAATCGGCGAAGACATCAATGTCCGCCTGCCGGTGATGGTCCATCAAGACGGCTTTGTCACTTCCCACACTGCCCAGAATATACATCCTCTCAGCGACGACGAAGCCTACGCTTTTGTCGGTGACTATAAGCCCGTCGAAGAGATGCTCGACTTCTCCAAGCCCGTCACCTACGGAGCCCAGACCGAGGAGGATTGGCACTACGAGCATAAAGCGAAGCAGCACCGCGCGCTGATGGATTCCTATACGGTGATCGACCGGGTCTTCGACGAGTTCGAGAAGAAGACCGGACGGAAATACAAGCGTCTGGAAACCTATATGATGGAAGATGCCGAAGTGGCGATCCTCGCCCTGGGCAGTACCGTCGAAACTTCCATTCTTGCCGCCAAGCAACTGCGGGAAGAGGAGGGGATCAAGGCAGGGGTCGTCGCTCCCCGCTGTATCCGCCCCTTCCCCTTCGAAGAGCTCAGAGAGAGCCTGGCGGGACTGAAATGCGTCGCAGCCCTCGACCGCTCCTGCCCTATGGGAGCCATGGGTGCCCTCTATAACGAAACCTGCGGAGCCTTGGCGACCATCCCCGCCGATCAGCGCCCGATGGTGACCAACTTTATCTACGGACTCGGAGGCCGGGACTTCTCCGTCGAAGAAGCCAAGCGGATCTTCAGAGAGCAGAAGGCCAATGCCGATGTCGGATACATTACAACACCCGTACAGCAGTTCAGCGGTCTGCGCGGACCCAAGCTGGGATTTTATGAGATGAAAAGGAGCTGA
- a CDS encoding 4Fe-4S dicluster domain-containing protein: MVGWDEVTHGVVLNSFEQEVENVAHIRPEERPYSDFSSYTATVASWRVIKPVYNRDICIDCQNCWVWCPDTSIISRDKQMLGIDYDHCKGCGVCVEVCPTNPKSLLMFAEAEDLESALSQWPEKKKKEKK, encoded by the coding sequence CTGGTAGGCTGGGATGAAGTGACCCACGGGGTCGTCCTCAACTCCTTCGAACAGGAAGTGGAAAATGTGGCGCATATCCGTCCTGAAGAGCGCCCCTACAGCGATTTCAGCAGCTATACGGCGACCGTCGCCTCCTGGCGGGTGATCAAGCCGGTCTACAACCGGGATATCTGCATCGACTGCCAAAACTGCTGGGTCTGGTGCCCCGATACCTCCATCATCTCCCGGGACAAGCAGATGCTGGGAATCGATTACGATCACTGCAAAGGGTGCGGCGTCTGTGTCGAAGTCTGCCCCACCAACCCCAAGTCCCTGCTGATGTTTGCCGAAGCGGAGGATCTGGAGAGTGCCCTCTCCCAGTGGCCCGAGAAGAAAAAGAAAGAGAAAAAGTAA
- a CDS encoding pyruvate flavodoxin oxidoreductase subunit gamma, giving the protein MIEIRWHSRAGQGAVTGAKGLGDVVSTTGKEVQAFALYGSAKRGAAMRAYNRIDDEPIINHEKFMRPDYVLVIDPALAFTDNITENDKPETQYVITTHMSKEELIAQIPELQDKKDRVHVVDCMQISMDEIGRAIPNAPMLGAWVKVSGMFELDFFLDAMKRVLAKFPQKIIDGNMRAITRAYNEVK; this is encoded by the coding sequence ATGATAGAGATCAGATGGCATTCCCGTGCCGGACAGGGAGCCGTGACCGGTGCCAAGGGTTTGGGAGACGTCGTCTCCACGACCGGCAAAGAGGTTCAAGCCTTCGCCCTTTACGGTTCCGCCAAGCGGGGGGCGGCGATGCGCGCCTACAACCGGATCGACGATGAGCCGATCATCAACCATGAAAAATTCATGCGCCCCGACTATGTTCTGGTCATCGACCCGGCGCTTGCCTTTACCGACAACATCACCGAAAACGACAAGCCCGAGACACAGTATGTCATCACGACCCATATGAGCAAAGAGGAGCTGATCGCCCAGATCCCCGAGCTTCAGGATAAAAAAGATCGTGTCCATGTGGTCGACTGCATGCAGATCTCCATGGATGAGATCGGGCGTGCCATCCCCAATGCCCCGATGCTGGGTGCCTGGGTCAAAGTCTCCGGGATGTTCGAGCTCGACTTTTTCCTGGATGCGATGAAACGGGTTCTTGCCAAATTCCCCCAGAAGATCATCGACGGGAACATGCGCGCGATCACCCGTGCCTACAACGAAGTGAAATAA